A window from Drosophila yakuba strain Tai18E2 chromosome 3L, Prin_Dyak_Tai18E2_2.1, whole genome shotgun sequence encodes these proteins:
- the LOC6534515 gene encoding uncharacterized protein LOC6534515, translating to MSATTRTGLIPTPKRHVKYLKKRKNQHGDISRMPLKFEATPMPLSLRPFGGLFNPFAKGCSVLCNHPAPSGVKDVINQLKTSLAIEGKGQQHGKQDKIPEEPELQPHEADNIPEDLFRRYAETDSRPMTPTPTVTSIHTRTSAGSFYRRCITPEWGKHENIKRKKIILDLRRSHSQETLYWKPSSELTQSGLEEDKKPKSAGANEDKKPKRQPSNEQRPKSSLATANLAPGGDATNDPEAKPKTCINEHELSDEDVRRGKKRKKLKPAQATTTFHLSEDPETQVAALGPDSLNPSTRPSLIPNSLTLLPKDKRETEREPILLKGSFLTDEAFQALKTDLDVDLIENTFGRYLNRALREAIKYMPPKPKTVPKPVDDKVPPETTSKMPRKFSKSATRFDVPMDLSMLKNMTPWDYLSKCVWVSHQRKQLYKRVFLKYLSRIEEPESELAAMGNDELPEYTYRERTLVWQSLPQALEDVLEFHGTEENVQGTLRMLGYDAQGSGDLDFRAWCGIVSFAERLALADESGSDDSCDELEKADFNSMEQIMPDFTVPEKLKEIFDVIRKTHKNRY from the exons ATGAGCGCCACAACACGTACTGGATTAATTCCCACGCCCAAGAGGCATGTCAAGTACCTTAAAAAA CGCAAAAATCAACATGGCGATATATCGCGAATGCCCCTCAAGTTTGAGGCCACGCCCATGCCGCTGTCGTTGCGTCCGTTTGGAGGACTCTTTAATCCTTTCGCCAAGGGATGCTCGGTGCTGTGCAACCATCCCGCACCTTCTGGTGTAAAAGATGTGATTAACCAGCTGAAGACATCGCTGGCGATCGAGGGCAAAGGGCAGCAGCATGGAAAGCAGGATAAAATTCCTGAGGAGCCGGAGCTGCAGCCCCATGAGGCGGATAATATTCCGGAGGATCTGTTCCGGCGATATGCGGAAACGGATTCGCGGCCGATGACGCCAACGCCCACGGTAACGAGTATCCATACCAGAACCAGTGCTGGGTCCTTCTATCGCCGATGCATTACTCCGGAGTGGGGCAAGCACGAGAATATAAAGCGGAAGAAGATCATATTGGATCTCCGCAGATCCCACTCCCAGGAGACGCTCTACTGGAAGCCCAGTTCGGAGTTGACCCAAAGCGGCCTGGAGGAGGACAAGAAGCCCAAGAGTGCCGGTGCCAACGAGGACAAAAAGCCGAAGAGGCAGCCCTCCAACGAGCAGAGACCGAAGTCCTCGCTGGCCACAGCAAACCTGGCACCAGGCGGAGATGCCACCAATGATCCGGAGGCCAAGCCCAAAACCTGCATCAATGAGCACGAACTCAGCGACGAGGATGTGCGAAGGGGCAAGAAGCGCAAGAAGTTGAAGCCAGCTCAAG CCACCACCACATTCCACCTAAGTGAGGATCCCGAGACGCAGGTGGCTGCTTTGGGTCCCGATTCACTCAATCCCAGCACCAGACCAAGTTTGATACCCAACTCACTCACCTTGTTGCCCAAGGATAAGCGTGAAACTGAGCGAGAACCGATCCTCCTGAAGGGCAGTTTCCTCACCGATGAAGCCTTTCAGGCGTTGAAAACCGATTTAGATGTGGATCTTATAGAAAACACCTTTGGAAGATAC CTTAATAGAGCTCTTAGAGAGGCGATTAAGTACATGCccccaaaaccgaaaactgtGCCGAAGCCAGTCGATGATAAAGTTCCACCAGAAACAACGTCCAAAATGCCGCGAAAGTTCTCCAAATCAGCGACCAGATTCGATGTACCGATGGATCTTTCCATGCTAAAAA ATATGACGCCCTGGGATTATTTGAGCAAGTGCGTCTGGGTATCGCATCAGAGAAAACAGCTGTATAAGCGAGTATTCTTGAAGTACTTGAGTAGAATCGAGGAGCCGGAAAGCGAGTTGGCCGCCATGGGAAATGATGAGCTGCCGGAATACACATACCGCGAAAGAACCCTCGTCTGGCAGAGCCTGCCACAAGCTCTCGAGGATGTCCTGGAGTTCCATGGCACCGAGGAAAACGTGCAGGGCACACTAAGAATGTTGGGCTACGATGCCCAAGGATCGGGTGACTTGGATTTCCGCGCCTGGTGCGGAATTGTGTCCTTCGCCGAAAGATTGGCACTTGCTGATGAGTCTGGATCGGATGATTCCTGCGACGAGCTGGAAAAGGCCGACTTCAATAGCATGGAGCAAATAATGCCGGACTTTACTGTGCCCGAGAAGCTCAAGGAAATTTTCGATGTAATTCggaaaacacataaaaatagatactga
- the LOC6534499 gene encoding phosducin-like protein, with amino-acid sequence MATLEDKLLGEKLEYYCSSSEGEDNGDDGDEPKGASGKSRSSGLTIDTNPDATPAGGFRQQSSTNTGPKGVVKDWQRFKQLEAERRDETERQRLALAKKLTITTATSAEDEERKRQEELDAELDELMSEDFLQQYQKQRMAEMLRQTGHHQQFGQVQQLTSHEEFLACVEQENKHTTIIIHIYERQLAACATLNKCLDSLATDYPSIKFAKICSSVAGMSRDFRTKGLPALLVYKAQAVIGNFVRLTDDLSDDFFASDVESFLIEHGIIVDRALYN; translated from the coding sequence ATGGCCACCTTGGAGGACAAACTACTGGGCGAGAAACTGGAGTACTACTGCAGTAGCAGCGAGGGCGAGGACAACGGCGATGACGGCGACGAACCCAAGGGAGCATCCGGAAAATCCCGATCCTCCGGCCTGACCATCGACACAAATCCGGATGCGACTCCAGCTGGTGGATTCCGGCAGCAGAGCTCCACGAACACGGGACCCAAAGGCGTGGTCAAGGACTGGCAGAGATTTAAGCAGCTGGAGGCGGAGCGCCGGGATGAAACCGAGCGTCAACGACTGGCGCTGGCCAAGAAGCTCACTATTACGACGGCAACGTCGGCGGAGGACGAGGAGCGCAAGCGGCAGGAGGAACTGGACGCCGAGCTGGACGAATTGATGAGCGAGGACTTCCTGCAGCAGTACCAGAAGCAGCGGATGGCCGAGATGCTGCGGCAGACGGGACACCACCAGCAGTTTGGCCAGGTGCAACAGTTGACCAGCCACGAGGAGTTTCTCGCCTGCGTCGAGCAGGAGAACAAGcacaccaccatcatcatccacATATACGAACGACAACTGGCCGCCTGTGCCACCCTGAACAAATGCCTGGACAGTCTTGCCACCGATTATCCGTCCATTAAGTTCGCCAAGATCTGTAGTTCCGTGGCCGGGATGAGCAGGGACTTCCGCACCAAGGGATTACCAGCCCTGCTGGTTTACAAGGCGCAAGCGGTCATCGGAAACTTTGTGCGGCTAACCGATGACCTCAGCGACGACTTCTTCGCCTCCGACGTGGAGAGTTTTCTAATTGAGCACGGCATTATAGTGGACAGAGCTCTGTACAATTGA